The Macaca nemestrina isolate mMacNem1 chromosome 12, mMacNem.hap1, whole genome shotgun sequence genome contains a region encoding:
- the LOC105469532 gene encoding splicing factor 1 isoform X12: protein MVALNPDFKPPADYKPPATRVSDKVMIPQDEYPEINFVGLLIGPRGNTLKNIEKECNAKIMIRGKGSVKEGKVGRKDGQMLPGEDEPLHALVTANTMENVKKAVEQIRNILKQGIETPEDQNDLRKMQLRELARLNGTLREDDNRILRPWQSSETRSITNTTVCTKCGGAGHIASDCKFQRPGDPQSAQDKARMDKEYLSLMAELGEAPVPASVGSTSGPATTPLASAPRPAAPANNPPPPSLMSTTQSRPPWMNSGPSESRPYHGMHGGGPGGPGGGPHSFPHPLPSLTGGHGGHPMQHNPNGPPPPWMQPPPPPMNQGPHPPGHHGPPPMDQYLGSTPVGSGVYRLHQGKGMMPPPPMGMMPPPPPPPSGQPPPPPSGPLPPWQQQQQQPPPPPPPSSSMASSTPLPWQQRSLPAAAMARAMRVRTFRAHW from the exons ATGGTTGCACTCAATCCAGATTTCAAGCCACCTGCAGATTACAA ACCTCCAGCAACACGTGTGAGCGATAAAGTCATGATTCCACAAGATGAGTACCCAGAAATCAACTTTGTGGGGCTGCTAATCGGGCCCAG AGGGAACACCCTGAAGAACATAGAGAAGGAGTGCAATGCCAAGATTATGATCCGGGGGAAAGGGTCTGTGAAAGAAGGGAAGGTTGGGCGCAAAGATGGCCAGATGTTGCCGGGAGAAGATGAACCACTTCATGCCCTGGTCACCGCCAACACAATGGAGAACGTCAAAAAGGCAGTGGAACAG ATAAGAAACATCCTGAAGCAGGGTATCGAGACCCCAGAGGACCAGAATGATCTACGGAAGATGCAGCTTCGGGAGTTGGCTCGCTTGAATGGGACCCTTCGGGAAGACGACAACAG GATCTTAAGACCCTGGCAGAGCTCAGAGACCCGCAGCATTACCAACACCACAGTGTGTACCAAgtgtggaggggctggccacATTGCTTCAGACTGCAAATTCCAAAG GCCTGGTGATCCCCAGTCAGCTCAGGATAAAGcacgaatggataaagaatatttGTCCCTCATGGCTGAACTGGGTGAAGCACCTGTCCCAGCATCTGTGGGCTCTACCTCtgggcctgccaccacacccttgGCCAGTGCACCTCGTCCTGCTGCTCCCGCCAACAACCCACCTCCACCG TCTCTCATGTCTACCACCCAGAGTCGCCCACCCTGGATGAATTCTGGCCCTTCGGAGAGTCGGCCCTACCATGGCATGCATGGAGGTGGTCCTGGTGGGCCCGGAGGTGGCCCCCACAGCTTCCCACACCCATTACCCAGCCTGACAGGTGGGCATGGTGGACATCCCATGCAGCACAACCCCAATGGACCCCCACCCCCTTGGatgcagccaccaccaccaccgatGAACCAGGGCCCCCACCCTCCTGGGCACCATGGCCCTCCTCCAATGG ATCAGTACCTGGGAAGTACGCCTGTGGGCTCTGGGGTCTATCGCCTGCATCAAGGAAAAG GTATGATGCCGCCGCCACCTATGGGCATGatgccgccaccgccgccgcctcCCAGTGGgcagcccccaccccctccctctgGTCCTCTTCCCCCAtggcaacagcagcagcagcagcctccgCCACCCCCTCCGCCCAGCAGCAGTATGGCTTCCAGTACCCCCTTGCCATGGCAGCAAA GATCCCTCCCCGCGGCGGCGATGGCCCGAGCCATGAGAGTGAGGACTTTCCGCGCCCATTGGTGA
- the LOC105469532 gene encoding splicing factor 1 isoform X11, which translates to MVALNPDFKPPADYKPPATRVSDKVMIPQDEYPEINFVGLLIGPRGNTLKNIEKECNAKIMIRGKGSVKEGKVGRKDGQMLPGEDEPLHALVTANTMENVKKAVEQIRNILKQGIETPEDQNDLRKMQLRELARLNGTLREDDNRILRPWQSSETRSITNTTVCTKCGGAGHIASDCKFQRPGDPQSAQDKARMDKEYLSLMAELGEAPVPASVGSTSGPATTPLASAPRPAAPANNPPPPSLMSTTQSRPPWMNSGPSESRPYHGMHGGGPGGPGGGPHSFPHPLPSLTGGHGGHPMQHNPNGPPPPWMQPPPPPMNQGPHPPGHHGPPPMGKSVPGKYACGLWGLSPASRKRYDAAATYGHDAATAAASQWAAPTPSLWSSSPMATAAAAASATPSAQQQYGFQYPLAMAAKIPPRGGDGPSHESEDFPRPLVTLPGRQPQQRPWWTGWFGKAA; encoded by the exons ATGGTTGCACTCAATCCAGATTTCAAGCCACCTGCAGATTACAA ACCTCCAGCAACACGTGTGAGCGATAAAGTCATGATTCCACAAGATGAGTACCCAGAAATCAACTTTGTGGGGCTGCTAATCGGGCCCAG AGGGAACACCCTGAAGAACATAGAGAAGGAGTGCAATGCCAAGATTATGATCCGGGGGAAAGGGTCTGTGAAAGAAGGGAAGGTTGGGCGCAAAGATGGCCAGATGTTGCCGGGAGAAGATGAACCACTTCATGCCCTGGTCACCGCCAACACAATGGAGAACGTCAAAAAGGCAGTGGAACAG ATAAGAAACATCCTGAAGCAGGGTATCGAGACCCCAGAGGACCAGAATGATCTACGGAAGATGCAGCTTCGGGAGTTGGCTCGCTTGAATGGGACCCTTCGGGAAGACGACAACAG GATCTTAAGACCCTGGCAGAGCTCAGAGACCCGCAGCATTACCAACACCACAGTGTGTACCAAgtgtggaggggctggccacATTGCTTCAGACTGCAAATTCCAAAG GCCTGGTGATCCCCAGTCAGCTCAGGATAAAGcacgaatggataaagaatatttGTCCCTCATGGCTGAACTGGGTGAAGCACCTGTCCCAGCATCTGTGGGCTCTACCTCtgggcctgccaccacacccttgGCCAGTGCACCTCGTCCTGCTGCTCCCGCCAACAACCCACCTCCACCG TCTCTCATGTCTACCACCCAGAGTCGCCCACCCTGGATGAATTCTGGCCCTTCGGAGAGTCGGCCCTACCATGGCATGCATGGAGGTGGTCCTGGTGGGCCCGGAGGTGGCCCCCACAGCTTCCCACACCCATTACCCAGCCTGACAGGTGGGCATGGTGGACATCCCATGCAGCACAACCCCAATGGACCCCCACCCCCTTGGatgcagccaccaccaccaccgatGAACCAGGGCCCCCACCCTCCTGGGCACCATGGCCCTCCTCCAATGGGTAA ATCAGTACCTGGGAAGTACGCCTGTGGGCTCTGGGGTCTATCGCCTGCATCAAGGAAAAG GTATGATGCCGCCGCCACCTATGGGCATGatgccgccaccgccgccgcctcCCAGTGGgcagcccccaccccctccctctgGTCCTCTTCCCCCAtggcaacagcagcagcagcagcctccgCCACCCCCTCCGCCCAGCAGCAGTATGGCTTCCAGTACCCCCTTGCCATGGCAGCAAA GATCCCTCCCCGCGGCGGCGATGGCCCGAGCCATGAGAGTGAGGACTTTCCGCGCCCATTGGTGACCCTTCCAGGCAGACAGCCTCAGCAACGCCCCTGGTGGACAGGATGGTTCGGCAAAGCAGCCTGA